A part of Schistosoma mansoni strain Puerto Rico chromosome W, complete genome genomic DNA contains:
- a CDS encoding putative histidine triad (hit) protein has translation MSSEVEKARTSVHTHGPTIFSKIINKEIPADIIYEDDDCLAFRDISPQAPTHFLVIPKKQIPTLDSASSEHEKVYPFLRFYMNIYVKLLGHLMLVCSQVAQKEGLSSGYRVVVNNGPDGAQSVYHLHLHVLGGRQMKWPPG, from the coding sequence ATGTCCTCGGAAGTAGAAAAAGCCAGGACTTCTGTGCATACTCATGGACCTACGATTTTTTCGAAAATTATTAACAAAGAAATTCCAGCTGATATAATTTATGAAGATGATGATTGTcttgcttttagagatatcagtCCTCAAGCTCCAACACATTTTCTAGTTATTCCGAAAAAGCAAATTCCGACACTTGATTCAGCAAGTTCAGAACACGAAAAGGTATACCCGTTTCTCCGtttttatatgaatatatatgttaagtTATTAGGCCACTTAATGCTTGTATGCAGTCAAGTTGCTCAGAAAGAAGGATTATCTTCTGGTTATCGTGTTGTTGTGAATAACGGCCCTGATGGTGCACAATCTGTTTATCACTTACATCTTCATGTCCTTGGCGGTCGACAAATGAAATGGCCACCTGGTTAA